AAAACGCTCCTTTTGaagtatatttaattatttactctGAAGGATAGATTCACCTTTAAATTAGGTAGGTCAAAATAAGAATGctttctaaattaaattggggTCCATGGATGGATACATCCTTGCTACCTAGCGAAGCAACCTCACTTAAGAGGAGTTTTCTTTTAAGATGAATAATTAAATGGTATCTAACCTTTGACTGAAGAGCTGTGGGCCGAAGGAATTTTCACATAATTTAAGAACCTGATTCCATAACTCTTGCTCCAACTTTGAAAACTTATGTCCTCATATTCAGGTCCAGAGGTCCAATATCTTATTTCTGGAGTCACAACCCCATTATCTGAATTTGTTGACTTAAGTGATAGTTCAACGGTAAGATGATGAAGTGCCTGATCATCACCACCACTAACTATACTATATACATTGCAACTATTGTTGTTTTGGCCACCTTTTATCTCTGAAACATGGAGACAATTGACTCCAGATTGATGAATATTTTGCAAAAGGCGTAGAGGCTGTATTTCACATATTTCCACCAAGGAATTATCAGTTTTAATCTCCGACTTAGGGAAAGCTGTTTGCGTGGTTTGGGAACAACCCATTTTGCTGTCTTCGGATCCATTTGTTATTGAAGAGTCACCACTAACAGTGTCAGCATGACAGATGCTTTTGGTTTCATCTTTTGCTTTTGAGGTTACCTGATCACTGGGCTGCCTTTTCTTTGACAAACCACTGCTCAATGATCTCCACCATCTACCACCCTGACTTCCTCTCCCTGATTGTGGGCGTTTCTGacaatcaaagaaattctcTACATTACAAACAGAAATCCTCTGCATAAAAGCTTCAACACTATCAGTCAGGTCCCAAAAAGCAATGCTCCCATCAGTAGATCCACTGATTGCAATATAAGCATTTCCAAATTGAGTGTTTTCTGCAGAAGAAAGTAAAGACACAATACAAGCAAAATTAAACCAGGAAATTAGATATTTGACAAAAAGATGTACAAGGACATCTAAAATTATTCTAGTGTGCAGAGTGAAATGTGAGATAGGAATGCCATAATCTTCTTAATTCTAGTTTGGCATTGTCACACACTAAACATGCCACAAAATAATACCTAATTACAAAACAACTGCCTAAATATTCATAAAAGACAAACTAATAAAGAGTATTGTAATAAACAAACTTCCAGATTCACAATAAAAGGAATGAAACAGGTGGTACAGAACATTTTCCAGCCTCACATCAGGAAAATACTCACCTTTAAAAGGCCTAGATATGGGGAAAATTATATGCTGCAATGACAAGACTGGGGCTAGTAAGGGAACTAACAAAGCAACATCAAACCTGCCAACGGAAAGGGAGCCATGTTAAAACATAACAAATGATTAAAAAGCATGGAACAACATTATGATAAGAGTTAGGTAGGAGCAACTGTATATACCATAGGCGGAAGGGCAAAACTAAAGACCGTAACACAAGTGTAGCATCTGAACaggcaacaacaacaaaacaaacaGATATCCTGAAAAGTATTAACATGGAAGTAagtttgagatttttttttcccCATGAAATTATGTTCAGAGTTCACCGGAAATAGAATCAAGTAACAAATTGGTGTTTCTTCTACCTGGAACCCACACATTTAACAAGAAAAGCAGTAACAGCAAGATATCTCCAGTCATCCTCATGTTTATCTTTGATTGAGTTCATCATTCCCCTTTCATTCAACAGAGATCCAGGTCTACCATCAACCTCTGTATTAGAAACTTGTTCAGCAGCACTTACTACATTCTCGGGAGCATTTTCCGGATATTTCTGGGTAATCGAATATCTTGCTGGCATATCAGTAGAAAGCCACTGGAATGTCATTGATGAGGGCAAGCTTGACAAAAATTGATCAACTCCTTTTGAATTATACTGATGATCAATTAAAAGGTCATTTTTGTCACTCTGCTTCTGATATTTCAGTAGCCAAGAAGTTACCACACGCTTTGCACCCACAGATATGAGTAAGGTTAGATTATCTTCACCCTCAACAGCAGCATTCAGTTCACCATTTCCACCGGGTACATCAGTAGTACTTGGTGAAAAGGTATGCAGTTTTGACACACAACTAATTGATCTTACAGCTGATCCTCCAACATGTTCACCAAGCAGTTTTGACATGGACCAATTTTCAATATCTGGAGAGTACCTAAATCAAATAGACACATTAGGTGTTTAATAAGGTATTCAATCCAGCTCAACCAGACAGCAGACAGTACTTACAAAGTCAATCTCACAGTTCCATCCTCGCATCCAGTTGCAATCCAACTTAATTTAGAAAATAAGGTATGCTTATAAGAATCTCCAGGGAGTATATCTTCAGAGATAAAGCACAAGGAATGTATCTCTCTCCCATGAAATTGCAAATGTAACCTCTGAGGATATATCTTCTCACCTTTATCATGAATCCAGTGTCTATGGATATGTATCATTTCATCCTGTAATAATTGTCATTGTTGACTGATATGTTTAAAGAAAGATCTGATGGCCATATTCAGGTGCTTTAAGACACAAAAAAGTTTAAAGATATGCAAATTGTTTAGTTGTGTTTCTCAATAATTAAGAGTTCAAAGCATCAAGAAAACCTTGACAAAGGCAAAGCAATTTTCCTTCTCTGGTATATCACCTAGATAGTAGGAGTGAGGACGGCGCCATCCACCGCATGGAATTTTCACCACCTGCAGACAATGTATGCAGTTGATCATAACAGCTAGAGCAAGAAGTAATGTGATGCGAAACAGAGAAACAAAAGCAAATATTAATTGACCAGACTAGAGGAAAAAGATAGTCAAAGTACCTTACTCTCATTAACTAAGTTCCACACTATGAAATCAACTGATGCAAAACCAGCTGCATAACCGCCAGATAATGTACCAACAGAGTTGTTATTCGCAGAAACATTTTCAATCAAACTCAACTCTTTCACCTGTTTCAACCCCATGAATTGCAAAGTACGCATATCTCTATCATATTCTAGATAGCATATACATCCGTCTGCTCCGGTCTGAACATGAATAAAAATCAGAAATTGTATTCAAATTATGGCTAGTCAATATTTGCAGTTCTGTTTCCTGGCCTGCATATTAACAATACTCTTCAATAGGAACCTGAATAATCAAACTTACTGAGCTTATCTCAAGCTGATTATGACCAAGCTTAGTCACAGAAACACTAGACACACTTGATATACCATGAATCCCTTTGAAATGATTTGCCGGAGTTATCTTCCCTTCTTGTACTAATGATGTGCCAAGCACCAGATTCTTTGGCAAAGGGAACACAACCATATTACCACGTACATCTCCACACACTAGGATCTGCATAAAATTTGATATTCAGATTCCAGatgaattttctatttttaaatttggtaacATCtctgaaaatgaaaaatatccGAAGATGTCCCAATTCCTTATTGttcttgaaattttgaaaatgtcaTATAAGGTACATTTGTTTTCAGATCCTAGGACTCAGTATTGTATTTGGTGATCAGAGACTGGAACTAAAATTTCAGTTCCGAGACACTTTCAGTCTCTTCAGTATCTTTAGAAAGTGGGAACACaggagactgaaatttttaggGACGGAGaataaaactttaataacatttcttctcaaaaatactctcatttaacttttcaaatttcaaatctacCCTTCAATCTCcatatttatcttaaactaaACATATTACTAAGACATAACTCAGTCTAGTATATTTtacaccaaacacaatacagAAACTTAATTTAGTCTCTTTTTCCCAGTCTCAATCTCTTAGTCTCTATCTCCCTTCCAAACGCAACTTGAAAGTCCAACTCCATCTCTACCCAAAAGttgttattttcatttaatgcaTTAAGGGTCACAGTCTTAAAAGCTTAAACAAATGTAGACGAAGTCAGAATGTCCGATTCTACCAATTAGCTTATATTCTACCAGACAACATGAAGAAGCAATGCTGAACACTTCAAACTCCACCAAGTTACCCCTGGAAGACAGGAGACAGATAATCATACCTCTCCTTCCACGCAAGCATCCAAACACATTATCCGCATTCCAAAATTTGATATGAAATCTGCTATATGTGATGCACTATTACTCTTCATGGAGCCTGCGAGGCTAGATTGTGGGGGATCAGGCAACCTCCATAGTTTCAATGTTCCTCTAGGATCAGCTGTGAAGACATACCTACAAATTTTTGCATCATCATGTAAAGATAATCCTTTTATTAACTTGAATTTGAAACACAGTGAAAGGAATAggaaacacaaaaaatataagtatttaTGCACAAGTATATGCAAAACCAGAAGGGGTAAACTAAGAATATTATAACGTATCAGGATCTCCAATCTGATTGCACAACACAATATGCATGGTAAGATGAAACCATGGGATGACTATGTAGCTTAACACATTGATACTAGGGCCTGTTAAGTGTGAACCAAAGAAATTAATGAAGTCATGCAAGTTAACTTATCAATAAGTAAATTTCTATTCCCTCGTTGAAGTTTCTTAATATAGGTTATCCCTAATGAATTGCAAGGCCAGGATACTTGTCAAGGAGTGACCAAAGAAGCAAAGGTTAACACCTCATTAACTAGATTCATGTATCTCTGCACTGGCTCCTAATCTTGTCAGTAGGTTACACAGTATTGTTTAAAGATACAGGTCATTACCTGCATCCCAGAGATTTGCACCAATAGGTACCCAAGAGCCGTCTCTCCATGTCAGCTGACCAGGTGAAGTTTAGTCTCACTGTAGGAGTACAACCATTATCAGTAACTCCAATAACTGTCATATTTCCTTTACCATCTCCAATAGCAACCCAATTGTCAGCACCGCAGTCAAGTTCAATTGAGTCCTTAGACAATAAATCCATACAGATAATTTGAGCCCCATTGCTGACCTGAACAAGTTGCTTCCACTGAGCACCTCTTGCACCAATGAATTTAGCATGGTAAAGAAAACCATGATTTGTGGCAACATAAAGACTGTCCTGAGAGGCAAGACGTAAACAACGTACATATTCACTCTTGCTGCAACAAACAAGATAGGAAAAGTTAAACAATACTAAAATTGGTAACAAAGGTGTCCCAAATTGAGTTGACAATTCTGAAGTAGGTATCTAAGGTGAGCATCACATTTAACAACCCTACCTGTCCATGAGTCCAATACGATCCAACACATTAGGGATGCAAATGGAAAATGTCTCTGCCCTGTCAGGAGGGCCTGGTGCTGCTGCCAATCCGCTGGATACAGAAGCATGAGGCTGATGCACTCTGATAGCTGAGTCAAACCCAGCCGTTATGAGAAGTGCCGAATTTGGGTCATACATACATCTCCATATACCCCTCCCTCTACATAACAAAGAATTCACACACTCCATTATTGCCCTATCttcattaaataataacataagaaTTGAAAGGCATGCATGAAAGGCAGGAAAAATTTGGTGTCATAAAAACCAAATAGATAAGGCAACCTAAGTAGTAGTGTAGCATTCATGTATAATTTTTTGTGAAGCGGTTGCATGCTAATATTGCAGGGTATAACCACTAAGGGTTATGGAAATCCTTCAGTTCACAGAATTCAGGAGTTAAGATAATCAATTATCTTCAATGGCTGTTTGTTTAGAGCCACACAAAACCCAAAAGCcaacaattagaaatttaacTTACAAAGATCAAGGATTGGTGTTTTAACTTACATGTGCTCCTTAATGACTTGCAGTTGTTCACCATCAACTCCCCATAGACGACACGTACAATCCTCACTGGCAGTGACAATCAACTGCACAAATCCATACAAAAAGAGGACCATTGCATTAATTTTGCTTTGCCTATGTACCTTGagaaaaattgaaaactgaacAACAATGATTGGTTTACGTGATCAGCAATGCAACAATCCCAAACTCGAGCATTATGTCCGAATAAGACAAGGGCAGTGGGATCATGCCGCGTAAAATCTTCCACTTCAATAGGAACTGCCCAGACACGTGCACTACATTAAAGAACAGAGAGACTAATCATGAAGTGCATTGTTTTCAAAGAATAAACATAAAAACGTCCCACAATAGGACTTAAAGAGACAAACTCACCTACGGTCATCAGAGACAGATACCAGTTTAGAGCCACAAGACGACCATGCTATTCGGAAGATTGAACCTTCATGTCCAATAAGTTTACATACATGAACAGCCCCATAAAGTTGATCTTTGAACATACAGCAATTGCATAATGAAATGCTCTGACGATCATTGTCTTCTCCGAAGCTTGATGAACACTTATCAAGCTGAGGGGCCACTTTCCAAACAATAATCTTCCCAAACCAAACATTTTAGagtagttaaaataaaataaaaatccaaagaCATTAAGCAACATGCCAAAAGAAATTTTCATCAGAATAGTAGCATGCTTTATGCGAAACTTTGCAATCATGAATGTTCAACATGAATCAATCCCTGATCCTTACCTCATTAAATATTGTGCCAGATGCAACACGGAGAGCTTGAAGATTGTGACCCCATAGTCGCATCGAGTACAAAAGGCACCGCACTATGATCCAATTACAGATATAATCTCAATAGCTAAAAACCAAAGTCAATAAAGAAAGGAATCAAAGCCATGTCGTAGTAGTAAACAAACCAACCTGAAGATTGAACCTTGAGAACCGTACAAGAGTTGGAGATGTCCCAAACGTGAACTGAATTGTCGCTAGATCCTACAGCAAGAAAATGGCTCTCCACATTGGAATGAGCTAAACAACCCTACTACCCAATTACAAAGAGGCAAGCAAGCAAGAAAGGAAGATAAGTAAGAATAACAGAAATAACTACGAAGACATTAACGAAATGCTAGAAATATGGTGGAGAGTACCGTGAGAAAGCAAACATCCAAAACCCAGTGAGGAAACTTGGGCAACAACTGAATCAGGTTCAGCTGCGGGGACTCAGAAACGGCGTCGTATGAGAAGCTGAAAAGCTTGAGCCTCGTTTCGCCAAACACGGCAACTACAGAGTGAAGAGTGTCTTGAGAGGTGGCGATGCCATGGACGCGGATGCCTTGGAAGACAGAGAAGGATCTCAGAATCTTTGCGAGTTCTAAGTCGTAGAGAAGAATCTCAGATCCTAAACCAgctagaagaagaggaagagagtgATTGGGGATGCGAAGTAAACACAGAGCCGAAATGTCTCCAAGGTAAGGGCCGCGCTCCAAGCGCCATTTGCTCAAGTTCTGATGCTCCTCTTCCACCATTGATGAGTTTCAGAACGAAGCTTTAAGCGTAATAagttttcttatttcttttattggTCAGGAGCTTAGAAAGGGTTTAAGAGCGACTGAATTGAAGAATTCAGGGTTTTACAAGTTTGGACCATTTTTCCCTCGGCCATGAATTTGTAAGGTGGCTCCGGTTACGAAGCACCGAgcgactttttttttttttactgaaataaactaaacaaagaaattttttttttttgtgtttgggTGCACATacttgtttttatatttttaaaaataattctgaTACATAAggcaaataatatatataacgtgcatttttggataaaataaaaagattgtaATGCATAAATCTTCTGGTCACATTTACTTTATTATGATTTAAAgtatcaaaatttaatcttcatctcttgtttttattgcataataatttttaattttaaatattcaaaacaTATTGGATTTAGACTAAATTGAGTATATTCGCATTTCGTAGCTCTCTATTCAATAAGCAATATTTCATTTACCTTTgcgttcaaatataaaaaattaggtattttttatttatgtaatttaatattaatttatattttactgtttatttaatttaattttttatatgataaaaaatattaaaatattcaataagtattttttaagaagaaggctaatattcaagaaggaaaacatataacttttacaatatcaacaccTGTAGATAGtttttctact
This portion of the Arachis duranensis cultivar V14167 chromosome 6, aradu.V14167.gnm2.J7QH, whole genome shotgun sequence genome encodes:
- the LOC107492340 gene encoding uncharacterized protein LOC107492340, yielding MVEEEHQNLSKWRLERGPYLGDISALCLLRIPNHSLPLLLAGLGSEILLYDLELAKILRSFSVFQGIRVHGIATSQDTLHSVVAVFGETRLKLFSFSYDAVSESPQLNLIQLLPKFPHWVLDVCFLTGCLAHSNVESHFLAVGSSDNSVHVWDISNSCTVLKVQSSVRCLLYSMRLWGHNLQALRVASGTIFNEIIVWKVAPQLDKCSSSFGEDNDRQSISLCNCCMFKDQLYGAVHVCKLIGHEGSIFRIAWSSCGSKLVSVSDDRSARVWAVPIEVEDFTRHDPTALVLFGHNARVWDCCIADHLIVTASEDCTCRLWGVDGEQLQVIKEHIGRGIWRCMYDPNSALLITAGFDSAIRVHQPHASVSSGLAAAPGPPDRAETFSICIPNVLDRIGLMDSKSEYVRCLRLASQDSLYVATNHGFLYHAKFIGARGAQWKQLVQVSNGAQIICMDLLSKDSIELDCGADNWVAIGDGKGNMTVIGVTDNGCTPTVRLNFTWSADMERRLLGTYWCKSLGCRYVFTADPRGTLKLWRLPDPPQSSLAGSMKSNSASHIADFISNFGMRIMCLDACVEGEILVCGDVRGNMVVFPLPKNLVLGTSLVQEGKITPANHFKGIHGISSVSSVSVTKLGHNQLEISSTGADGCICYLEYDRDMRTLQFMGLKQVKELSLIENVSANNNSVGTLSGGYAAGFASVDFIVWNLVNESKVVKIPCGGWRRPHSYYLGDIPEKENCFAFVKDEMIHIHRHWIHDKGEKIYPQRLHLQFHGREIHSLCFISEDILPGDSYKHTLFSKLSWIATGCEDGTVRLTLYSPDIENWSMSKLLGEHVGGSAVRSISCVSKLHTFSPSTTDVPGGNGELNAAVEGEDNLTLLISVGAKRVVTSWLLKYQKQSDKNDLLIDHQYNSKGVDQFLSSLPSSMTFQWLSTDMPARYSITQKYPENAPENVVSAAEQVSNTEVDGRPGSLLNERGMMNSIKDKHEDDWRYLAVTAFLVKCVGSRISVCFVVVACSDATLVLRSLVLPFRLWFDVALLVPLLAPVLSLQHIIFPISRPFKENTQFGNAYIAISGSTDGSIAFWDLTDSVEAFMQRISVCNVENFFDCQKRPQSGRGSQGGRWWRSLSSGLSKKRQPSDQVTSKAKDETKSICHADTVSGDSSITNGSEDSKMGCSQTTQTAFPKSEIKTDNSLVEICEIQPLRLLQNIHQSGVNCLHVSEIKGGQNNNSCNVYSIVSGGDDQALHHLTVELSLKSTNSDNGVVTPEIRYWTSGPEYEDISFQSWSKSYGIRFLNYVKIPSAHSSSVKGVWTDGSWVFSTGLDQRVRCWRLHDSKLVEHAHLIVSVPEPEALSARACVRNHYQIAVAGRGMQIVDFSVS